One Branchiostoma floridae strain S238N-H82 chromosome 1, Bfl_VNyyK, whole genome shotgun sequence genomic region harbors:
- the LOC118422850 gene encoding glyoxalase 3-like encodes MAVLLVVTGVGQMGDTGKPTGWYLPEVAHPWKVFTDAGLKVTFASPKGGKTPVDPSSVEAFKGDPVCAQFLENNDLMAQLDSTASLADVKPSDYKAIFFAGGHGTMWDFPDDVNLLKVTAAVYEQGGVVSSVCHGQAALVNVKLSDGSYLVQGKKVTSWTNNEENAVKLMEVMPFPLETKLRERGCDFVETTVFTENVQVAGRLVTGQNPASATPTAAAVVKAISG; translated from the exons ATGGCTGTTCTGCTGGTAGTTACCGGAGTGGGGCAGATGGGCGACACGGGGAAGCCCACCGGCTGGTACCTGCCGGAAGTCGCGCATCCCTGGAAGGTCTTCACGGACGCCGGGCTCAAGGTCACCTTCGCCAGCCCTAAGGGAGGGAAGACGCCGGTG GACCCTTCCAGCGTGGAGGCCTTCAAGGGTGATCCCGTCTGTGCGCAGTTCTTAGAGAACAACGACCTGATGGCGCAGCTGGACAGCACTGCGTCACTGGCTGACGTCAAACCAAG CGACTACAAGGCAATTTTCTTTGCCGGCGGCCACGGAACGATGTGGGACTTCCCTGATGACGTCAATCTCCTTAAAGTGACGGCTGCAGTCTACGAGCAGGGCGGGGTGGTGTCGTCTGTGTGCCACGGGCAAGCAG CGCTCGTGAACGTGAAGCTGTCAGACGGCAGTTACCTGGTGCAGGGGAAGAAGGTGACGAGTTGGACCAACAACGAGGAGAACGCGGTCAAGCTGATGGAGGTCATGCCGTTCCCACTGGAGACCAAACTACGGGAGCGCGGCTGCGACTTCGTGGAGACAACGGTGTTTACTGAAAACGTGCAG GTGGCAGGCCGTCTTGTGACGGGACAGAACCCGGCCTCCGCCACGCCCACAGCAGCGGCAGTCGTCAAGGCCATCAGCGGATGA